TTCAGCTCCAGGGGCGCGCGCCGCGTAACGGTACGGGGGCATTTCGCCTGAAAAACAACGCTCTGGAGATGACCACTCTCAACGGCGTCAGCGGTCAGCTCCAGCTGGAGCGCGTGCGCTGGCGGCTGGAGGGCGGCCGCCTGTGGCGCGACGTCTGGCCGACCCTGGACGGCCCGGCCAACAGCAAACCGGACGAGGTGCCGATCGTTCACGAGGTGAAAGCCGTGCAGTGGCGATTCTGGCAGGGGGGCTGGCAAAACGCATGGAACGACAGCGACGCCCAGCCGGACGGCGTGGAGCTGACGCTCACCATGGAGAACGGAGATCGCTGGCGCTGGGTCTTTACGACGCCGGGCGAGCTGCCGCCGGAAGCGGCAAAACCGGCAGAGCCGACGGCGGATAAACCGACAGATGTCCCGGCAGAGACGCCGCCAGATGCGTCGGCCTCTCCAGAGATCCCGCCCGCCGCGGAGGCACAGCCATGAGCCGGGTGCGTAAACAGCAGGGGGTGGCCCTGCTGGTGGTGCTGATCCTGCTGGTGATGATGTCGGCCCTGGCGGCCAAAATCAGCCAGCAGTTCTGCCGCAATTTGCAGAAAACCCACTACCAGGTGAGCCAGCAGCAGCTGCGCTGGGCGATGCAGCGTCAGGAAGAGGCGGTCAAACAGCGACTGCTGGCCGCCATCAGCGGCGAGGAGAGCGTCCTGACCCTGAAAGGCGAGTGGCATGAGCCGCTGGAGACCCAGGGCGAGTTCTATACGGTGGTCAGCCAGGTGGAGGACGCTCAGGACTGCTTTAACGTCAATAACCTGCTGGCGGTGCCGGCCTCCGCCGGGAAGGAACAGACGCCCGCGCCTGCGGTGACGGAAAAGCCGCGCCAGCAGCAGATCGTTGAGCAGCTGCTGACCGACAGCGGCGTCAGCACCCTCACGGCAGAAGAGATTTACCTCCAGCTGGTGGATTACCTCGATGAGGACACCACCACCGCCAGAGCGGGTCAGGAGGATGACGCCTGGGCCGGGCTCCAGCACGCGCGCCTGCCGGCGAACCGGATGATGCTCAGTCTGAACGAACTAAAGCTGCTGCCCGCGTTTCCGGCGGCGGCCTGGCCGAAGGTGAGCACGCTGTTCTGCGCCCTGCCGACCACCGCCAGCCGGGTGGATGTCAACACCCTGACGCCGCAGCAGGCGGGCCTGCTGGCGGCGCTGTTCCCCGGCAAGCTGACTGAAGAAGAGGCGAAGCGGGTGATTGAATCCCGCCCGGACGACGGCTGGGAGAGCGTTAAGGCGTTCAGCGAGCAGCTGGAGCGTAACGCCCCGCAGCTGAAAGACGATCTGAAGCAGGCCGCCGATCTGCTCGACGTCAACAGCCGCTTTTTCCGCGTGGACTATACCGGCAATACCGACGAGTTGACCCTGCGCGTGGTCAGCCA
This Leclercia sp. S52 DNA region includes the following protein-coding sequences:
- the gspK gene encoding type II secretion system minor pseudopilin GspK, giving the protein MSRVRKQQGVALLVVLILLVMMSALAAKISQQFCRNLQKTHYQVSQQQLRWAMQRQEEAVKQRLLAAISGEESVLTLKGEWHEPLETQGEFYTVVSQVEDAQDCFNVNNLLAVPASAGKEQTPAPAVTEKPRQQQIVEQLLTDSGVSTLTAEEIYLQLVDYLDEDTTTARAGQEDDAWAGLQHARLPANRMMLSLNELKLLPAFPAAAWPKVSTLFCALPTTASRVDVNTLTPQQAGLLAALFPGKLTEEEAKRVIESRPDDGWESVKAFSEQLERNAPQLKDDLKQAADLLDVNSRFFRVDYTGNTDELTLRVVSQLRAEREAGEVRTWQRRYRMIE